A window from Carbonactinospora thermoautotrophica encodes these proteins:
- the cas6 gene encoding CRISPR system precrRNA processing endoribonuclease RAMP protein Cas6, translating to MPTRWTIDLAEDPGDPLHTRYDAVHGIACALLEHPHSDHTATTKPFAARVTPTPGGLAAGPRITLTWLTDPPPAVTIPAALPVGPWRVPVVATGQEIIPYPALEAAPVAYRVRFDVTSPAVFHHHGRDYPLPDPHITYTSLARRYLALRGATGTLTPEQARELAKTVTVRDHDIRTRPFTWHGRVSVGFTGTVTFHIPRDTPHPLAAAFTTLSLFAGLAGLGRGTTHGLGAVTVTR from the coding sequence ATGCCCACCCGCTGGACCATCGACCTGGCCGAGGATCCCGGCGACCCGCTGCACACCCGCTACGACGCCGTCCACGGCATCGCCTGCGCCCTGCTCGAACACCCCCACAGCGACCACACCGCCACCACCAAGCCGTTCGCCGCCCGCGTCACCCCCACCCCCGGTGGCCTGGCCGCCGGGCCGCGCATCACCCTCACCTGGCTGACCGACCCGCCCCCGGCCGTCACTATCCCCGCCGCCCTGCCCGTCGGCCCCTGGCGGGTGCCCGTCGTCGCCACCGGGCAGGAGATCATCCCCTACCCCGCCTTGGAGGCCGCCCCGGTCGCCTACCGCGTCCGGTTCGACGTCACCAGCCCCGCCGTGTTCCACCACCACGGCCGCGACTACCCGCTGCCCGACCCGCACATCACCTACACCAGCCTCGCCCGCCGCTACCTCGCCCTCCGCGGCGCCACCGGAACCCTCACCCCCGAACAGGCCCGCGAGCTGGCCAAGACCGTCACCGTGCGCGACCACGACATCCGCACCCGGCCCTTCACCTGGCACGGGCGGGTCAGCGTCGGCTTCACCGGCACCGTCACCTTCCACATCCCCCGCGACACCCCCCACCCCCTCGCCGCCGCCTTCACCACCCTGAGCCTCTTCGCCGGCCTCGCCGGCCTCGGCCGCGGCACCACCCACGGCCTCGGCGCCGTCACCGTCACCCGCTAG